The genomic region AGAGATATTCTCGAAAAGGAAAGAAGAGAGAGAGAGAGAGAAACAGATCTGATGGAAAAGGAGAGGAGAAGAGAGAGAATGAGTATAAGGGTATAAATGTATTTTACCAAGTAACAGTTGGAATGGGCAATGGAATCTTATTTTCATTGGACAGGGCTAAAACTTCCTAAAATTAGTACTAAATAGGCATTTGCTCTTAAATTAATGAGTAGATTTATCATATAAGTTGTTTTTAAAAAGATCCACTTGTCGAATTTTCATTGGTCAGGGAGGACCATTGGACATGCTGACATGGTTATCCCGTAACACAGAAAAATTTATCTTATAAGATCTTCATTGGAATCTCCTTCTATAAATGTAATATATTATCATAATATTTACAAAAAAACTTGTCGCCTCAACGCATTAAGCACTGAAAAAATGCTTCTGTCTTCACCTCGCATTCAAAGACATTGATTAGTATGTCCAAATTTCCAAATAAAGGTCTCAAAAGAACCACTATAACAAACAACCTTAATGCAATGCGATTTCCGCACAATATCATGACATTACGGAAACATGTCGATAAATCTGAACTTGTCATTATTTGTCAGCAAACCAATGAAATAAATTTCATGATATATTCCAAGAAAGACGATGAGTTCCTATCCCATGATGATTCATTAAGAAGCATGTGGACCGACCTATATTAAGTTGATGCTTCAACAAGCCACAAGTGTCCGATATTTCTTCCAACTAACATTCAAAGACATATAAGTGAAACTGCAAGTAAGAGTAGTTTCAGATCTTTAAAAACAGTGGCTAAGGATTAGATATTCATTAAAGGACGTTGAAGGCAACAGACAGTTCTATCCGGCCTGCTTCGTATCTATCTTTCTCATTTCTATTTGCTTAGAAGTATAACAGAACAAAGCTAGCTCCACGAAATCCCAAACAGTATTGCAGTAAGCCATCTGTGTGTGTACATCTGAGATTGAAGAAAAAGAGGCACAGAGATGGAGATGCAAAAGAGTACCCCGAGAGCTCAAAGATTGGTTTTAGTTCCATGTCCATGCCAAGGTCACATAAACCCGATGCTTCAGTTCGGTACGTTTCTTCACTCGAAGGGATTTTCCATTACCATCGTTCACACCCAGTTCAACTCTCCCAGCCCTTGCAACCACCCTGAGTTCACCTTCATTCCGATTCCTGATGGCCTAACTGTTCCTCTAGCCACATCTGGGAATATAATAGCTATTCTCTTGGCTATCAATGCATTTTGCAAAGCGAGTTTGGAACATTGTTTGACTACTCAAGTAATGAAACAAGAGCCGGAGAAGAAGATCACCTGCATCATCTACGACGAATTCATGTTCTTCTCTGCAGCTGCTGCTAATCATCTAAACATCCCAAGCATCATCCTTCGTACTACCAGTGCGGCCAATTTTCTTGCTCGTATCACTGTCATAGAACTTCATTCGAAAGGCCTCATTCCCTTCCCAGGTATGTGTCATACTCAAACATTCAAAGCTATGAAACTAATACTGCCATAAAATATATGCAAACGAATTATGCTTAGCTAGTTAGCTTAGAGGTGGAGTTTATGTATGTACATGGGGTTGTGCATGGGATTGCCCCTTATTGGGGGTAAAGTTTATCACAAATATGTAGGTACCTAAAAAAAAATTCCGGTCCTTATGATGCATATTTTACTATCTTTATCACAGATTCTGTGTCATTCGACCTGGTGCCTCAAATCCATCCCATCAGATTCAAGGATCTGCCCATCTCACCCTGGGACACTATAGAAAAGTTTATGGAACTAATAATTGACGTGCATGATGTTAAGATATCTTCAGCCATCATTTGTAATACCACAGTCTGCCTTGACGAATCATCACTAGCATGGATCCAAAAACATAGCCGAGCACGGATTTTCTGCATGGGCCCTCTTCACAAAATCACAACAGCCGCCTCTAGAACACTTGAAGAGGACACAAGCTGCATTGAGTGGCTTGACAAGCAATCTCACAAATCAGTTATCTATGTCAGTTTGGGGAGTATAGCATCCATTGGTGAGAATGAACTAGCAGAAATGGCTTGGGGATTAGCTAACAGCAAGCAACCTTTCTTGTGGGTAATCAGACCTGGTTCCATTACCGACTCAGATTGGATAGAGCTGTTGCCTCAAGAGTTTAGAGAAGCTTTTGGAGAAAGAGGTTTCATAGTGAAATGGGCACCCCAAAGGGAAGTTTTGGCTCATGGCGCTGTGGGGGCGTTTTGGACTCATTGTGGCTGGAACTCAACTCTTGAAAGCATATCTGAAGGGGTTCCGATGATTTGCAAACCGTGTTTTAGTGATCAGAAGGTGCATGCAAGGCATGTGAGCAAAGTGTGGAAACTAGGTATAGAATTGGGAGATGAGTTTGAGAGGCGAGAGATAGAGAGAGCTGTTAGGAAAGTTTTGGTGGATAACGATGGGGAGGAAATCAGGGTGAGGGCCAAAGATATGAAGGAGAAAATACAAGTTTCTATGAGCAAGGGTGGATCTACCTACAATATCGTGAATGAGCTTGTTGAACTCATCATGGGATTCTAAACTGCAACAACCATCCTATCTGCACGCATTGATAGATGATTCTTCTAGGATTTGGTTATAAGCAAATTTTATTTGTGGTCTAGAAGTCAGTTATGTGCTAATGATTTAGAGAAAATTCTACGATGTGTTAATGCATGACATAAATCAACTTTGTCTAAAAGTTATAAAAATGAGCGGAAGTTCTTGTATGCAACAAGGTGTAAGTAAACCAAATGCTATAATACAATCTCAGCCATTTATTTGATCTAACACTTAGCATGACACTGTTAACACCGTTAAGTTAATTAAAACAAAAATAACTACTCAATATGGTAATTATAAGATTTAATCTGGTTAACTATTCAATCGAGGAGGAAGTTTTCTGACTATGGGCTCTATGAACCAATCGAAAATGAAAAGGGTCTGATTTCTTTTTGAGGGGGAGGAGGATTTCGAGCTCGAATTGGACCTGCTGCGGTGTCAAACGACGTCGCCTTTGCTGAAGTCGCCACTCGCAAGCGATCTGAATTTTTTTGTTTGCAGGTCTGTTCTGTGATTAATCATACAGCGACTGAACATGAAGAAATTCAAGAAAATTGATGAAGAGAGTGATGAGAGAGTATTTTGGAGGTGTAGGCTGTTGGTCGGCGCAAGAGGCGAAGAAGGGTAGAAAGAGATGATGAAAGATGAACTATTGTTTCAGAGAGAGAGAGTATTTGTATCTGATGTATGGGCTGTTGGATGTAACCGGAAACGTTGATGTTGCCGGCGACCGCGTTCCGGGTCGGTCCTCCTTCTTTTCAATCTCATTAAGTCGATTGAATCTCCATTGAAACCCGCAGAGTCCATTTTCACCATGATTTTAGGATTTGCTGGAAAGAATATAGGATCTGTATTAAATATCTTGGATTGAATCTTCCACTTCGTTTGGAAGAGATTTAGGATAATTCTGGTTTAATAATTATCTCATATAAGATTATCTACAAGATTAGATCATAAAATCAAAAATGCTATATGTTAATTTATTAAATAATCGATAAAATAATAATTTATTAATTTATCGATTAATTAATACCTCGTGTTTATTAATAAATTTTACTGATCCTGACATTATTAATTTATAAAGATTTAACTGTATATACCGTAATGTATCTCGTGTTATAGAGTCGTATACCCTACTTTATCACGTATCGGTACCACACCGACATGTGTCCCGAGTAACACATTGGCTCCTCTTTGTAGATAGATAAAAAGGATGTGACAGGTTATCCAAAATAAGAAGGGATATGATTGGCTCCTCTTTGTTTTTGTATTTTTTCGATTTAGTTTTTAGTAGGTTCTTGGTTATGTTTTGGATTTTGTTCTTAGGTGGTTATAATTTATTACGATCTAGAGTAATCTCATGGCTTGAATCTTACGTGGTTCCTTCCGGGGTAAGTCATGTATTTGTAATCTTATTTGTTACTGATTATAAGGTCTGATATGATGCGTGATTTAAGAAAACACTTGGAAATAAACTGGTTTGGATTCCTGCGTCCAAATTTTATTTATTTTTTATTTTTTTGGATGCATGAGTCCAACGTTATCTTAGTTGCATATGTTTTTTTTTAATAGAATCTTAGATACATATGTTGGGCAATGTAAATTTATAATCAAACCATCCATACATTATAAGATCCAACATGTTGCATATGTTTACATTTATACATAATCAATTGAATATTTGACGTATAGTGGAAATTTTATTTCTAATAGGTTTTCATTAGGGTAAATTTCATTATTTACCCGATCAAAAAAATAAAAATAGGTTTTCATTATGTTATACATTTACACATAATCAATTTCTTTACAAGATATTGTTATAGATATAAAGGCTTTGTTCAATCTGTTATATCGAAACCGAAAACTGATATGACATTGAATACTGGACGCATAGTGAAAATTTTATTTCTAATAGGTTTATACAATTTTCATTATAATACGGTTATATTGTTTTTTTTTTTTTAAATATACGGTTATATATATTTGCCTGAAAGAAGTAGACCACATTAGTAGGCACAAACAATTCATTAAGTGCCATAAAAAAGAAAAGAAAAACACATTGCACACCCAATATTGTGTTACATACGTGCTTTCAATAGTAGGTAAGTGTAATGTCAAACACTGAATCCAATTTGTCATCTTTTTAACATCGATCAAAGATGTAAATTTTGAATGTATTTATTTTGTTAACGTTGAGTTGTTGACCGTGTTGATGGGGATAAAATAATTTAATATGTGAGTGTCAAAAAAAAAATTTCAAGCTAAGTAGAGATCGTTCATGAATTATTTTACAATCTTGGTAGCTAAATTAGTGCTGTGGAGTGTTCTTGAAAATTTTCACAAGGCAAAGCCCTTAAATTAAGAAGTCAATAATAAAATACACCACGTCACGAATTCGTAGATATTTTTGGATAATTTTTTGGATAATAGAGCTTGTTTTAGTAATTTTTGGCAGTGTCTGAATTAAAGAAATTATTTTAAGAAATCAGAAAATCATGTTGTGCGATCTGAACCGTTTAACTTCTCCAGGGTTTGATCTGAGCCATTTGGATTGAGTATACTGATAGCTTAAATGTGAACAGGTCCACTAGATCACACGCACTAGATCACAACCCGTTGACCCGCATCCACAACCCGTTTTCCTTCTCCATGGTTTTTTTCTCTGTTCGGGCATGTCCACCGCCGTTCGCTTTGTTCGGCCATATGCTTCGACCGGCAGGCCTCTAACGACCAGTCTCTCCTCCATCTTTTCCTTTTTCCGCTCTCTCCTTCCTTTCTTCGACGACTCCTCTCCGCCTCCCGGACCTCCGTCTGCGTTACTACTACCGCCGACGCCGACAATTCTTACCGATTGGGAAAAACCCTAGCCTCTGAGCTCGCCAAAACCCCCCATTCATGATCGCCACGCTCGTCCCCGTCTGCTTCTCTCCAACCAGTAGAGTTATAATGAGATAGGTGAATTATTTTTACTGCGTTTCCATTTTTTTTTTACTAAGTTTGCTAACCTAACGTCTGTTAAACTATGTTGGCTGGTTAAAGTGCACCATTGTGCACTGAATCATTCCTGAAAAATGAGTCTTTAAAGTAGTAATATTAGTCTTTAAAATTGTAATTTTTTTATTACAATATTACCATTAAGTGGTAAAACATGTGCTTAAAATGGTGCTGGTCTTTGGTTGTTCCTGGACGGGATCCCTAGTTTGTGGACGTTGGTTGGGCTTGGATGATGAAGTCGAAGAGGACCATTCTCAGCCTATCTCAATACAAGGCACAACTGCATCAAGGACTTTGACGAGGCCGTGGTTTGGAATTGGATTGTGCCGGATACTCGTTGATTTGAGTGAACAACTTGAGGTGATCAGAGTGCCAATCGTGCTTGATAGGCTATAGATCGGATTGCCGGCTTGAAGAGTTAATCAGAGACGACTTCGATTCTGTTTGTAAGGTTTTCTAGATGACTCTCTAGCGGGGAAGCAGATGGTGGCATGTTAAGGGTCTGATGCTAGTGGTGGAGCGGTGATGCAGGGATGGTTTTAGCTAGCACTAGGAGAGGAAGGGTCGAATATCATCCAATTTGACCTCTAGGCCCAACTCTTTGGGGTCTGGTGGGCTAAAATCCAGGCTAGGGCACTTGTGTGGGACTTAGTCTGGTTTTTTATTGGTTTGTTTTTGGTAGAGTTTAGTCGTCCATTCTCTTTGAACGAGTGTTTAGGGTCATGGTAAGGCCGGTGTCAATGGTTAAGTGAGTGTGTCATATATTGTTTTGTTGTCGTTTTCAGGGACTAATAGTTTTAATTTTTGTGTTTTTGAGCGTGAGTTTGAGGTCTTTATCAAGTTGGTGTCATTGGTCGAGTGGGTGTGACATGGTTTTGGTGTAATTTCCAAGAGATTATTAGTCTTAAAATCAATGTTTTCTTTCTGTCAATGTAATAAAGAGGTGTCTCCACATGATGTTGGAAGGGATAGTTTCTTCTTGATTTTGGATATAAGGATGTATCAAGGCTTCTAGAACAAGTTTAAGTACGGTTAAACCTAATCAGTTCTTATCCAGTGAAATGGTTGATATGATTTTTTTTTTTTTTTGGAGAAAATATCCACTGTAATGGTTGGTATGTTAGGTAGGGAGGAGAGTGATGAATTTATTTCCACCACCGATCACTCCCGGTTGCAATTTTGAATTTTATAAAATATTTTCTCATTTAAAAAAAAATAAAATCTCAGAAGAACAACTAATTTAATGCATAGTGGTTTCGGACACTACCATGACAATATTACTTAAGCATGTCCATAAATGTGGACTTATCACGTATTTGTCAGCAAAACAATGAAATAAATTCATGATAATCTCTATCAGTATCTCAAAATAATATCCTCTCAAGAAAGATTGAGTTCCTATCCGATGATCATTCATGGATATACTATGATAAATGACTACGTAAGAGCATCGGTTCTTTTCTGATGATTATCTTCAACGAATGATGCATATCAACCGACCTATATAACCTATATATAATAAGTAGATGCTTCACAACAAGCCCCACAAGAAGCCGAATTTCTTCTAACTAATATTCAAAATAACTTCAAACACATACAACTGCAAGTAAGAGGGATTTTCATATCTTCAAAAGCAGTGGCTAAGAATCAGATTCTTCACAAAAGGTTGAATGCATAAGACAGTTTATTCATTTCTATGACAAGTATGACAAAATTAGTATATATAGACATGCTCTGCTTCTAAAAGTTCCACGGAATCCCAAACAGTATTGATTGCATCAAGCCATCTGTGTATGTGTATATCTGAGAGTGAAGAAAAAGAGACAGAGTAATGGAGATGCAAGGTCAAAGATTGGTTCTGGTTCCATGTCCATACCAAGGCCACATAAACCCTATGCTTCAGTTAGGTACGTTTCTTCACTCGAAAGGATTTTCCATTACCATCGTTCACACCCAATTCAACTCTCCTAGCCCTTCCAACCACCCGGAGTTCACCTTCATTCCGATTCCTGATGGCCTAACTGTTCCTCTAGTCTCATCTGGGAATATAGTAGCTATTCTGTTGGCCATCAATGCAAATTGCAAATCGAGTTTCGAACAATGTTTGACTACTCAAGTAATGGAACAAGAACCGGAGAAGAAGATCACCTGCATCATCTATGATGAATTCATGTACTTCTCTGCAGCTGCTGCTAATCATCTAAACATCCCAAGCATCATCCTCCGTACTACCAGTGCGGCCAATTTTCTTGCTCGTAGCACTGTCATAGAACTTCATTCGAAAGGCCACATTCCCTTCCCAGGTATGTGCCAAACAATTATGCCAAGTTATGAAACTACTTTTGATAGAAAATATATGCAAACTAAGATGCTGAAGCTTAGTGGTAGAGTTGATGTACATTTTATTTCCTTAATCACAGAGTCTGTGTCATTGGACCCGGTGCCCCAACTTCATCTTCTCAGATTTAAGGATCTGCCCATCTCAACCTTTGACACATTAGAGAACTTTTTGAGAGTAGTAGTTAACTCGCATGATGTTAGGAGATCTTCAGCCATAGTTTGTAATACCACAGTCTGCCTTGATCAATCATCACTAGCACAGATCCAAGAACATTGCCAAGTACCGATCTTTTGCGTAGGCCCTCTTCACAAACTCAATACAGCGGCCCCTATTAGTAGTTTACTTGAAGAGGACACAAGTTGTATTGAGTGGCTTGACAAGCAGTCTCACAAGTCAGTTATCTACGTCAGTTTGGGGAGTGTAGCATCCATTGGTGAGAAAGAACTAGCAGAAATGACTTGGGGATTAGCTAACAGCAAGCAACCTTTCTTGTGGGTGATCAGACCTGGCTCCATTAACGGTTCAGATTGGATAGAGCTGTTGCCTCAAGAGTTTAGAGAAGCTATTGGAGAAAGAGGTTTCATAGTGAAATGGGCACCCCAAAGGGAAGTTTTGGCTCATGGCGCTGTGGGGGCGTTTTGGACTCATTGTGGCTGGAATTCAACTCTTGAAAGAATATCGGAAGGGGTTCCGATGATTTGCAAACCGTGTTTCGGTGATCAGAAGGTGCATGCAAGGCATGTTAGCGAAGTATGGAGACTAGGTATAGAATTGGGGGATGTGTTTGAGAGGGGAGAGATAGAGAGAGCTGTTAGGAAAGTTTTGGTGGATAACGATGGGGAGGAAATCAGGGTGAGGGCTAAGGATATGAAGGAGAAAATACAAGTTTCTATGAGCAGTGGTGGATCTACCTACAATTTCTTGAATAAGCTTGTTGAACTCATCATCAGATTCTAAACTGCAATAACGGCAGCCTCTTCACAATTAGCTTGGTCCTAGCTATCTGCATAGATGAGGCTTCTAGGATCTGTTTGCAAACTTTGTCAAATTGATAGATGAGGCTTCTAGGATATGTTTGCAAACTTTGTCCAGAAGTCCGTTCTATGCTAATGAAAATTTTAGACTTTTACTTTTATTGAGAATTTGAAATTATAACTATTTACCTTGCTCATCTTAAAACTTAAAACTTGTATAAATCTGGTCGTGTAAAAGTAAACCTTGTGTAGCTAAAGAGGTTTGGCTCAGTTGGTAACGGTGGACCTGTAGTGGAGATCATATTCAAGTTCAATCCTCATTGCCAGCAGGCCTAGTTTGGTTCTTGATCTGTAAATTTTTCTGTGATATCTATAACTGGGTGCTAATGTGACAGGTACGTGTTCATCGTAAGTTATTCAGCGTTAGAATTGCAAGTTCTTCAACGTTAAAGTTACATGTTTCCCCTGACAATGATAATGGAAGCCTAAACAAACTCTCACCTAAACATTTATGTAATAAAAAAAAAATTAACCTAAACCTATTTAGTGATAAGCCTCGGCATTCTCACTCTCAGTGATAGGAGTTTACTGTTCATCATGGTTTGTGACTGACGACCTTGCCTCCCAGTTTGGCCTTTATTTTAGTTTGGGCACTCATTGACGTTCCCAAAATGCTCATGGTCTTTAGAGACTCGAGTGATGTGGGTTAGAAACCATGTTACATGGACACTGACACGACGACACGGCAAATCCAAAAAATTTAAGATCTAACACGGCTTGGACACAGAAAATAATTAATACATTTATATATTTTAATACATGAAAAAAAATACTAAAAACATGAGCTCGAGACCATATGCGTTATCAGCAAATAGACACTTCAATTGATTGGAGATTAGGAAACCTAGTGACTAATTTGAAGTGGAAAAAGGAGATGAAGGAAGAGGGGAAGAGTGGAAAAAAGAGATTAAGTTGCAGTTTACAAACTAGATCAGAATATTAGATCGTTTAAACATTAGCTAGGAATCACTCTTATTATTATTAGGGTGCGTCTATTGCCACCCTACAAACCACTTTGTTCACCCCACGTTCTCTTCACACCCCACTTATATATTTTTAATTGTAAGTCTACTTTGTTCACCCGTTTAAAATACTTAAAATACCCTTTNNNNNNNNNNNNNNNNNNNNNNNNNAAATGAGCGACTAGACATGAAAATTTACATACCAAATCGATATGAGAAATAATGAGTAAAAGAAACACCAACAAAGAAAAAAAATTACAAACAATTCACCTCATATTCAGTTGAATGTTAGTGTCTTCTTTAGACTTCATAGAAATATCGAATATAATAAATTCTTGGTTAAGATTTATGAAGTACGTGTGTTTATCTAAAAAAAAATAATTTGTAATTTGTAACAATTTATTGTCCCTTGCTGTAATTTTATATTAGGGCATATTAGTCATTCAATAAATCAACAACCTGTGGGGTGAGCAAAGTGATTTGTGGGGTGGCAATAGAAGCACCCTATTATTATTATTATTATTATTTTTAATTTGTTTTTATGATGACATGATGTGTCGGTCAAAGTATCGGGCCGTGTTAAAAAAGTCAACATCTTCCGACACGCCACGTGACGTGCCGGACACCGCGTTGGGACGTGTCATGTCGTGTCGGAGCGTGTCGAACACTCCGACACTCCGCCCTCAACAGGGCCGGTCCTGTGTAATATGAGGCCCTGTGCGAAATTTTGAATGTGGCCCTTTTTTTTTTGAATGTGGTCTTATTTCCATAATTTTGTTTCCAAACGTATAAACCAACACTAAAACTCATAATCTCTCATTAAAGTGTAAGAAATAACATACTGTATTCCTAAATTCATAAAGTTCTAGAACAAAGAAACAGTTGTACATGAAAGAGAAGGAACCTCATAAATCAAAATTAGAGATTAGGATTTGGTTTTCTTGTTTGGGGTAAGCAAAATACACTCAACGAGTAGGAAAAAGAGTTATAAAATCGTAAGGAAAACATAGAAAACAAAGAGGAAAAAAAAAAAAGGGTGAGAAACGCAGAAGAAAAAAAAGGGGGGAAAAACGAAGGAAAAAAAAGAAAAAAAAAAGGGAAAACAAGTAGGAAAAGAGTTATAAAATCGCAAGGAAAATGCAGAGAATAAAGGAGGAAAACAAAACAAAGGGGTGAAAACGCAGAAAAAAAAAAAAAAAAANAAAAAAAGNTAGAAAAGGGTTAAAAACGAAGGAAAAAAGAGAGGCTGTGGGCCTCGAACTGAGGCCGTTTGATTAAGAAGAAAGGTTCCAACCAACTCTACTATAAGAGAACTTGTTTACATGCCTAACCTTTTTAATATATATTACATATCTACATGATAAAAATTTTCGGAGGCCCCTAAAAATCGGAGGCCTTGTGCGGCAGCACGCGCACAGCCCAAAGGCCGCCCCTATCCCTCAGAAGTCTGCATGCGACATAGGTTAGAAACGTCCAAATGATTCGTGAGTGGATATCAACTGCGGGTACGACATCATGTCATCATCCCACCATTTCAGCAAGTCTCGGTGTTTCTTGGGTACTGCTTCTTTCTTTATGATTCCTCATCTCTATATTGTTGTGGGTCTGGGTCACGACAATAACCGGGTATTTGCCGTCAACTTTGGACTTCCTTTTGGACTTCCTTTTCAGATGAAATTGGGGGAGAATTTTTTT from Fragaria vesca subsp. vesca linkage group LG3, FraVesHawaii_1.0, whole genome shotgun sequence harbors:
- the LOC101295985 gene encoding UDP-glycosyltransferase 76E2-like, producing MEMQGQRLVLVPCPYQGHINPMLQLGTFLHSKGFSITIVHTQFNSPSPSNHPEFTFIPIPDGLTVPLVSSGNIVAILLAINANCKSSFEQCLTTQVMEQEPEKKITCIIYDEFMYFSAAAANHLNIPSIILRTTSAANFLARSTVIELHSKGHIPFPESVSLDPVPQLHLLRFKDLPISTFDTLENFLRVVVNSHDVRRSSAIVCNTTVCLDQSSLAQIQEHCQVPIFCVGPLHKLNTAAPISSLLEEDTSCIEWLDKQSHKSVIYVSLGSVASIGEKELAEMTWGLANSKQPFLWVIRPGSINGSDWIELLPQEFREAIGERGFIVKWAPQREVLAHGAVGAFWTHCGWNSTLERISEGVPMICKPCFGDQKVHARHVSEVWRLGIELGDVFERGEIERAVRKVLVDNDGEEIRVRAKDMKEKIQVSMSSGGSTYNFLNKLVELIIRF
- the LOC101310396 gene encoding UDP-glycosyltransferase 76E1-like, coding for MEMQKSTPRAQRLVLVPCPCQGHINPMLQFGTFLHSKGFSITIVHTQFNSPSPCNHPEFTFIPIPDGLTVPLATSGNIIAILLAINAFCKASLEHCLTTQVMKQEPEKKITCIIYDEFMFFSAAAANHLNIPSIILRTTSAANFLARITVIELHSKGLIPFPDSVSFDLVPQIHPIRFKDLPISPWDTIEKFMELIIDVHDVKISSAIICNTTVCLDESSLAWIQKHSRARIFCMGPLHKITTAASRTLEEDTSCIEWLDKQSHKSVIYVSLGSIASIGENELAEMAWGLANSKQPFLWVIRPGSITDSDWIELLPQEFREAFGERGFIVKWAPQREVLAHGAVGAFWTHCGWNSTLESISEGVPMICKPCFSDQKVHARHVSKVWKLGIELGDEFERREIERAVRKVLVDNDGEEIRVRAKDMKEKIQVSMSKGGSTYNIVNELVELIMGF